The proteins below are encoded in one region of candidate division TA06 bacterium:
- a CDS encoding carboxypeptidase regulatory-like domain-containing protein — MKIKLFLSLSLGIAASVVTATQFPLVGGPGLVHLQSAKAGPGFGYRSLAAVSSYSNQTFYGLQGTDDAFTDLWNHNSISYSPMPGLSVIGNGLAHAEQWTVKSPASTAQTIDKSLGCPGDALLALKYQWSLQNGRWDLGLMPMVTIPMSRTKYQDSPSQSGKLDFGGKILSDINFSDLAVLVNTGFLTRGGQRPQLPLGLGLEYGFSPNFSGFLEVSAELRMGAQKDSLSTDQILRGRGADRNEARVTPGLRFAPVSYLGLNLACDIGLSRATAPWQAVIGVDFPAAAGRSLVAPLWGAVAGIIKDNSSGAAIKGIISFPGQDIPAVISDAKGNYRLKLKPGRYKIQVKADGYRTITREMEVKAGQDAGWALDLNKKLGQLTLKVTDATGQRPMKASLTFGTDGQQIFSTDPVSGQYLAKLVPGNYSLTVGAPGYVSQNLALAIKDKEDLQQIVSLQPLVQAAVPPKPVTPSVTSAQIKPKPVTAKPPLAAPTVKPATPATPKMSAEEVTALYKKGVQQFMNEEYAPAEKTFKQVLAADPGHTKAKDYLGKTRDRLKKSKG, encoded by the coding sequence ATGAAAATAAAATTATTTCTATCCTTGTCACTGGGGATAGCGGCTTCAGTTGTCACGGCCACCCAGTTCCCATTGGTGGGGGGGCCTGGCTTGGTTCACCTTCAGTCGGCCAAGGCCGGACCGGGGTTTGGATACCGCAGCCTGGCCGCGGTATCCTCGTATTCCAACCAGACCTTCTACGGCCTGCAGGGAACGGATGACGCCTTTACAGACCTTTGGAATCACAATTCCATCAGCTACTCGCCGATGCCAGGGCTGTCGGTGATCGGCAACGGACTGGCCCACGCCGAACAATGGACGGTGAAAAGTCCGGCCTCAACCGCACAAACCATCGACAAATCGCTGGGCTGTCCCGGTGATGCCCTGTTGGCCCTGAAATACCAGTGGAGCCTGCAGAATGGCCGGTGGGATCTGGGGCTGATGCCCATGGTCACGATACCAATGAGCCGCACCAAATATCAGGATTCCCCGTCGCAAAGCGGCAAGCTGGATTTCGGGGGAAAGATATTGTCGGATATCAACTTTTCCGACCTGGCGGTCTTGGTGAACACCGGGTTCCTGACCCGGGGCGGCCAGCGTCCCCAGCTACCATTGGGACTGGGATTGGAGTATGGTTTCAGCCCGAACTTCTCGGGATTTTTGGAAGTTTCGGCCGAACTACGGATGGGCGCCCAAAAAGATTCTTTGAGCACTGACCAGATCCTGCGGGGTCGCGGAGCCGACCGGAATGAGGCCCGGGTCACCCCGGGACTGCGCTTTGCCCCGGTCTCTTACCTGGGACTGAACCTGGCCTGCGACATCGGGCTAAGCCGGGCCACGGCCCCCTGGCAGGCTGTCATCGGGGTCGATTTCCCGGCGGCGGCTGGCAGGTCGCTGGTTGCTCCGCTGTGGGGGGCGGTGGCCGGCATCATCAAGGATAACTCTTCCGGAGCCGCCATCAAGGGGATCATCTCCTTCCCCGGCCAGGATATCCCGGCCGTCATCAGCGACGCCAAAGGAAACTACCGTCTTAAACTAAAACCCGGCCGCTACAAGATCCAGGTCAAAGCTGACGGATACCGCACAATTACCAGGGAGATGGAAGTGAAAGCCGGACAGGACGCCGGCTGGGCGCTGGACCTTAATAAAAAGCTGGGGCAGCTGACACTAAAGGTTACCGACGCTACCGGTCAAAGACCAATGAAAGCTTCTCTGACATTTGGAACCGACGGCCAACAAATCTTCAGCACCGACCCGGTCTCGGGCCAGTATCTGGCAAAACTTGTTCCCGGAAATTATTCTTTGACGGTGGGCGCTCCCGGTTATGTCTCCCAAAATCTTGCCCTGGCTATCAAGGACAAGGAAGACCTGCAGCAGATCGTTTCCCTGCAGCCGCTGGTTCAGGCAGCGGTTCCGCCCAAGCCGGTAACGCCTTCAGTGACTTCCGCCCAAATCAAACCAAAGCCCGTCACGGCAAAACCACCGTTGGCGGCTCCGACGGTCAAACCTGCAACCCCGGCCACCCCCAAGATGTCGGCCGAGGAAGTGACCGCGCTTTACAAAAAAGGGGTCCAGCAATTCATGAACGAGGAATATGCACCGGCTGAGAAAACCTTCAAGCAGGTGCTGGCGGCAGACCCCGGACACACCAAGGCCAAGGACTATCTGGGCAAGACCCGGGACCGCCTGAAGAAATCAAAGGGATAG
- a CDS encoding PEGA domain-containing protein, translated as MKRQFTLLGLLLVGASLAGAARYPVFGGPGLIHLQSAKTGIGYGGRSLAALTSYSGQNYYGQSGNQDALLDAWSFNTLYFVPVKNLALMAAGVGHAEQWTVAVLDSASDDKSLGCPGDAVLSAKYCLPLMDGKLDLGFMPTLSVPMNKEKYQDGPSQTGKLDFGAKLLTDINLGQTMVFINAGFLTRGEERPQVPFGAGAEYSFQKNLSAFLEASGEYRLGAQKDSVPDDLVLRGRGADRTELRITPGLRYSPLPFLGLNLACDIGLTRASAPWQLILGFDFPAAAGKAISGTIGGAVAGLIKDRETGVPMKGMITFPGSDLPGLVSNEAGDYQAKLPPGEYKVHIYANGYRWLERKINVKEGKVEKWDLTLKRKTAGFKGKVIDRVTGQPLPATVSFNSSRAGDVSADPVTGQFGTVVPPGKYKVSASLEGYRSFEEELTLKDKSEIERQIALEKEIVAAALPPAPASGKKTKTPSAQPPAPVAYQPPASAAPAPPAAEKPKAAAVSAPKPTPPAVAKPAKMSAEDVAALYKKGVQQFMNEEYSVAEKTFKQVLSADPGHAKAKEYLGKTKDRLKKGK; from the coding sequence ATGAAAAGGCAGTTCACTTTACTGGGTCTGTTATTAGTGGGAGCCTCTCTGGCCGGGGCCGCCCGCTACCCTGTCTTTGGCGGACCGGGGCTGATCCATTTGCAGTCGGCCAAGACCGGGATCGGTTACGGCGGGCGCAGCCTGGCGGCCCTGACCTCATATTCCGGACAGAACTACTACGGACAGTCGGGAAACCAGGACGCCCTGCTTGATGCCTGGAGCTTTAACACCCTGTATTTTGTACCGGTAAAGAACCTGGCCCTGATGGCGGCCGGAGTGGGCCATGCCGAGCAATGGACAGTGGCGGTACTGGACAGCGCCTCTGACGACAAGAGCCTGGGCTGTCCCGGCGATGCGGTGCTGTCGGCAAAGTACTGCCTGCCTTTGATGGACGGAAAATTGGACCTGGGTTTCATGCCAACCCTGTCGGTGCCGATGAATAAGGAAAAATACCAGGACGGCCCGTCCCAGACCGGTAAGCTTGATTTTGGCGCAAAATTATTGACCGATATCAACCTGGGACAGACCATGGTCTTCATCAATGCGGGCTTTCTGACCCGGGGCGAGGAGCGGCCCCAGGTTCCTTTCGGGGCCGGGGCTGAATATTCATTCCAGAAGAACCTTTCAGCTTTTCTGGAAGCCTCTGGCGAATACCGGCTGGGAGCCCAAAAAGACTCAGTGCCCGATGATTTGGTCTTGCGGGGCCGGGGAGCCGACCGGACCGAATTAAGAATAACACCCGGCCTCAGGTATTCCCCCTTGCCGTTTTTAGGGCTCAACCTGGCATGCGACATCGGGCTGACCAGGGCCTCCGCTCCCTGGCAGCTGATCCTGGGATTTGACTTCCCCGCTGCCGCCGGCAAGGCTATTTCCGGAACCATCGGCGGCGCAGTGGCCGGCCTGATCAAGGACCGCGAGACCGGCGTCCCCATGAAGGGCATGATCACCTTCCCCGGCTCCGACCTTCCGGGTCTGGTCAGCAACGAAGCCGGCGATTATCAGGCCAAGCTGCCTCCCGGGGAATACAAGGTCCACATCTACGCCAACGGCTACCGCTGGCTGGAGCGCAAGATCAATGTCAAGGAAGGCAAGGTGGAGAAATGGGACCTGACCCTGAAGCGGAAGACAGCGGGCTTTAAGGGCAAAGTGATTGACCGGGTCACTGGCCAGCCTTTACCGGCCACCGTTTCCTTCAACAGCAGCCGTGCCGGCGATGTCAGCGCCGATCCCGTAACCGGGCAGTTCGGCACCGTGGTTCCCCCGGGAAAATATAAAGTATCCGCCAGCCTGGAAGGATACCGGAGCTTTGAAGAGGAACTGACCCTTAAGGATAAATCGGAAATCGAGCGCCAGATAGCGCTGGAAAAAGAAATTGTGGCCGCGGCCCTGCCGCCCGCCCCTGCCTCGGGCAAAAAGACCAAGACCCCTTCGGCTCAGCCTCCGGCCCCGGTGGCTTATCAGCCGCCCGCTTCCGCTGCTCCGGCACCGCCGGCTGCGGAAAAGCCAAAAGCCGCTGCCGTTTCTGCTCCCAAGCCAACCCCGCCGGCGGTTGCCAAGCCAGCCAAGATGTCAGCAGAGGATGTGGCCGCTCTTTATAAAAAGGGAGTCCAGCAATTCATGAACGAGGAATACTCCGTGGCTGAGAAAACCTTCAAGCAGGTGCTGTCGGCCGATCCTGGACACGCCAAGGCCAAGGAATATCTGGGCAAGACCAAGGATCGCCTTAAAAAAGGAAAATAA